Within the Pseudorasbora parva isolate DD20220531a chromosome 20, ASM2467924v1, whole genome shotgun sequence genome, the region TGACCCAGCTATGGCCACCAGCACTGACTGTGCTCCTTCAAGGCGGTGAGAAGTAAACAGTGACAACATTAGTTTCTCATTACCCCCATACACGCTGTTCTGAGGAGACTTTCACTGGGTCAATGAGCCATTAGAAATACAAACGGGCTTTTTATCGCTTACTGCTAATCCTAGTTTCCATTTCATAAATGATGTTTAGACAGTCCTGTGAAACATTCGTGCAGATATCACCTGTATTAGGAAgcaaaaagattttaaaaacattattatactAAATGGCTTTAAAGCTCTTTCAGGTTTTCTCAAGTCATACAAATCAGTCAATCAATTTTGTCTTCCCTAAGGCATCAAGAGCAAACAGTCACTGTTCACCCCATTTGAACCATCAAGAGATGAATCACAGCAATTCAATGAATAGTTTGTTTTATATACTAGCCCTCATATCGTTCCAAACATACTTTCTTCCATGGAACATAAAAGCACAGATTCCTGTCAAATCTTCCCATCTGTCTTCTTAAATCTTATTTGCACTTTCAAATTCAAACTTGGCACCATAGGCGATTCTAGACCTAGTTAGGCTTTAGCCCCGGCGTCCttaaaaaaatctgattatgtaatcttTTTTTTGACGTTTGCTGAAAACGACGGCTGCAGTAAGCTACTTGAGGTTATTCCCCTCTGAGCATGCAGCCGAATACACCACCATTACTAATAAACATCTACTGACAAATGCCATTTTAATTGGTTCATTAAAAATTTGTCAGTCGAGCAAGACTTAAACTTGCAACTCGCACTTTAAGCAAGAAATAATGCTCTGAACCACAACATCTGAGATGAAGCATAACATTTAGAGCATAAAGTCCTAGAAGACGGGTAACATGCAAGAATCAATAGCATTTTGGCTTTAACAACACCATACTAATGTCACATACATTCAAATATCATTATATCATTCAAATATCatcatcattatatatatatatatatatatatatatatatatatatatatatatatatatatatatatatatatatatatatatatgtatgtatgtgtgtgtgtgtatatgtatatatatatatatatatatatatatatatatatatatataccttttTTCAACTATATAATATCAGACAAACaatactgataataataatattatcataataatgtttttatacaTTCTTAAATATTTGaagtttattattatcattattactaACAATACTATACTGTTccaaatgttaaaaatatatattaatatgataATTCTAGTACTACTATTAATTGCAATAACAATTTTGATtactttttatattatatatttgaaCATATGACATAAAATATGAGATTTGAGAACTATAGTAAAGGGAAagatttttaacaaacaaaagtTATTTTTGGCTTTTTTTGCACTCAAACTCTTCAGAActtcagaaaatgtttttatggtACTTTAATAGTCATTTTTGGAGATCAACAGCCCTTAAAAACTATATTTTGTCCAATGTATGGACAATGTCAAGCATctcattttgtgtttcacagaagggATAAAAATCATATGGGTCTGTAACGTCATCCATGTGTAAATGAGACCACAATTGTTCTATATAAACAGCTACAGGAAGCAATATGGAGGGTAGCAAGTACATCATTTGTCATTTTGCTCTGACAGCGAAACACAGGCCTATGACAGTAATTTGTCCACAAACTGTGAGTTAGTTTCAAAACTCACCTCAAGTACCTGAGGCCAGGTACAAAAATAGTCAACCCCTGTCTTTTTCCCTTTGgtgaaaaaatgaaatgttttcaGAGCGCTCGACATTTTGAGAAATGCTGGATATGTTTAGGATATTTTCTCCAGTGAAGCATCCCTCCTTTCCAAAAGCAAAAACCAACAGACAGAGAGCATAGACCGccaggcacacacacatttggtcAGTCACCCTTGAAAATACATCAAACTAAATGGAGCCCTGGAGCATTTCAACTTCCAAATACTTGGACAGCCCATCTCGAATACAGATGAAGAGGgaaagagtaaaaaacacagaccTATAAGAAGTGAGTGAGagttaagtaaatatattaGCATACAGGGCGATGTATGTTTTTACTGCTGACTATACTCATGCAAACCTTTGAAGCCAAAGCCTCAGATGAAAGCAATGTGTGCAGATGCAGCTTTCTCTCATCTGCTCATTTCATATATTCTACTCCCTATCAAATGCAAGTTTGTTTTCAGAGCCCAACACAACCAAACTCTCTGAGGCCATTAAACAACATGAAACTACTAAATATTCGCTGGAAAcatgtataaaaaatattaaggaCGTTTAGTATTGGTCAGCTGGGGGGAAATAAACTGACTAAACCTATCTGCAGTCGTTTTTCGCTTCACTGAAGAAAAAGACATCCAGTGCTTGAGCTCATTTTCTCATCATGCTCATCTGTTTAATTTAAGGATAATAAAATGCTGtgcatgatttatttatttatataatctcCTCCACTGTGGATTCATTGACTGGGTAGTGGGTCAGATTTATAGAGAGATCTTCTGCAAGCATTTGGGGGATGCACCAAAAAGACTACTTAGTAGTGATCAAACAGACGGCAGAGTAAACTAAgcccagcaagcaattttgtgtttaaaatatgtttaatagcCGTCCAAACACAGCCTTGACGTCTAGGCTCAATTAAAACAAGGCAATATTTGTGCTATTAGTGAAAATGTAATAGATGTCTAACCATAGCCCAATAATAGACTGGTCATCTCTAGAAcatgaacaaaaaaatgaaaccaaacaccttCTCAAATCAAAGTAATCACTGTTGAATTTGCATAATTGATGGAATATCATGCAGCTCGCAAGATATTTTGGCAAAAGCTACATGTAACCAAATTGAAGGTAATTTTGTGGTGTGTTACTTATAGCCAGACTATATCGGGTCTATAGTTAATCGAGATGGTAACATGACGGCTATTGCTGGCTGGGAAGGTTGAAAAGGTTGAAATCTTTGATGGGGAAATGCACATAAGTAAATCTATAAATAAAACCTCTCAgataaaaaataatgtcataatttaaGTATGTCTAAAACatacatgggcgtcggaaccattgtgtgtgggtgggacaagacccacccactttttaagaccaatgatattggacccactcacttttatcgtctctaattcagcacatgtctgcttACCTTGGctaccccttaaccgagaaacttattaagaaacttattattaaacacatgttaaacgctttatttccccttttctaatattttctctttttttattgaaaataaatacctttccgatctgatatgtgatggggaaagcAAATAGAGTGAGTGTGGctaaaggcggattcgaacctatgCTCGATTTGTgtcaaaacttgatgccatgcgtcttacccctactctaTAGCCACAGTAAAAAattcagtgatttctgtaattttgtctggcccaatcaatcgtttagtaaacagtactttttctatctggacaaggagcataaaaaacatgcaacttgttcattatcatttatctgtgaaactgttgatttctatgccagttaaatgaatatagcctttttattagactattggtattgactgttttgaggtcttttttggtataggaaagggatatggcctcaaacgcaccataatgcaggaaatggaaatggaaatcacatctatgaaataatttttttctgggGGAGAACCCCAGAAAAACAATTTCCCCACCTATCATATTTTGCCTTAGCCgctactgacccacccactttttatttgcttccgacgcccatgaaaACACATACGATGACTACCAAATGTCTGAGAACATGTGGGGTTTATATGGGACTTAGAAATTATATAAAAGATTATATGTAATGTTCAAAGGTATAAAGAGTACAGAAAATGCTTGCATTGTGATTTTAAAAGTATATCCACTACActacttttcaaaagtttggagtaaAAATGCTTTCTGTGTTTGAAATacctcttatgctcatcaaagCTGCATTATCTGAtcaaaaatattgtgaaatattattacaattttaaatacctattttctattttaatacattttaaaatgtaattcatttatgtgatgacaaagctgaattttcagcatcattcagCATGAGCCTTCAGAAATTATCCTAATATGCTCATTTGCTGCTTAAGAAatttattatcattaataaacagttgtgctgcatttttgtggaaacagtgatacatttttttcaggattctttgatgaatagaaagttgaaaagaacaggatttatttgaaatcttttgtaatattatgcattttttttatcatttactgaatgataaaacatttgctgaataaaattattaattaaaaagtattaaaagtatACTGACCCCTACTTTTATACAGTGCAGTGTCTGAAGTACCTAGCCTAGCGCATAACAAACGTATTAAACATATTATAAAATGCCAGCTGCAAATATGCCAACTGAATATGTGTTTTTACACTTTCACAGATTGCGTTTTTAACTTCCAGCCTTGCTGGCTCCTCGTACATCAGTCATTGGGAAACCTATGGGCAACTGATGCGCGGTCACTCACTCACCTGCTGCCAGCTGCATCCATCCACAGATCTTATACACAGTGGCTGTGCtgcagaagaagaagagagcGAAGCAGCCGATGCAGGAGAGGACCAGCACCATGGACATCCCGATGAAGAAAGACGCCGCTTTGAAGGCGCTAGACGGGATGGAACCAAACTCTGTGAAGCTCCCCTGGCAAGTCAGGTCCCGGGACATTCCGCTTCCTATGCAGTAGTGAAAGAGGCCGAAGTAGCCGGCCTGTGGAGTGTCCATGCCGTCCCCGATCCAGTAGGGCTGAACGAAACATACCACGTTGACGATGGCGAAGAGGATGGTGAAGATGGCCCACAGGACTCCGATGGCACGAGAGTTCCTGACGTAGTTGGTCTGGTAGATCTTGGCTGCCTCCGTGGCTGGGAGCATCGCTGCAGGTGTCCCGGGGATCGTAGAAGCACTGTAAATAATTTTTACCgtaaatttacagtaaattactGGCAACTAGTTACATTAATTTCACAGTAATTGTGAAATGACAGATATATACTGCGACTTCACAGTAGTTTTTTTCATCATATAACTGTGATTTAGCAGTATGCTGCTGTGGAACTACAGTGTAAACTGTAATAGTAATGCAAATCAGTAGTTAGTAATGTGCtcttaatttaaacataaaaactaTTGATTTGAATCCATGGATTCAAATAATTCCTCTATGGATTCAACTGGGACTAGGTTCACTCTTTAGTCTCTATTAATTTCTGAGCCTGAATTCTGGTCCGATCGGGATTGAATCTAGATTTTGGTTTTTATCTGGATTCAGTTTGGATTTAGGCCTAGATTGGATTGAGTCCTGTCTGCATTCAGTCCAGATTTAGGTCTTTTGCGGGTTTAGATCTTATCTGGATTGAGTCTGGGTTCAATTGTTATCTGGATTCAGTCTAGATTTAGGTTCTGTATAGATTCAATTTGGACTCGGATCCACTGTGGTTTCGAACCGCACTCAGATCCTTTACAGATTCACCTCCTATCTGGATTTAGTCCAGATTTAGCTTCTTTAGGGATTCAGATTCAATCTGGATTGATACTGGATTAAGATCCTGTCTGGATTGCGCCTGGATTCTGGAATGAATCCAGTTTCAGGTCATTTATGACCCAGTTCTCTCTGCATTTAGTTGAGTCCTCTCTGGATTCAATCCGGACTCTTTAGATGTTGCCACCTAAACTTAAGTACAGACAGAACAGCTCACATATGTCTTTACCTGTGACAGACTAAGCAGTTTTGGTGCCAGATGTCACAGTTACTATACATTTCCATATGCACCATGCAATTATTTCTAATGATCAGAGTAAGGTCTTAATCGCAGTAAGATGTTTGCCTGACACGAGCAGAACTCTTCATttccgtttacatgcaaatctAATTATTCTGATTATTCGCTAGTAAGTATGGTTATACCACACCCAGATATAGGTATATAGTATGGCCCATTGTTTTAATCTACTcgcattaaatttaaaatacatttttatggacGTACTGGATATTATTCGGCGCCGTGATGAACATCGCAATGCCAGGTTTTCCTACGCTGCCATTGCGCTCCTTGTGCTGTCTGGATGAAGATACGGAGCAGAGACTGCACAGCAAGTTCTGTTGACAGAGTTTAGCTGTTTGGAAAATCACTTCAGCATGTCACGGAGCTCATTCATGAAGTTGTGTGAACAACACACGGCATCCGTTTACATGCGCACTTTGGTCAGAGCGGTAATAATCCAATTAAAATGGGCTCAGACCGATTACAAAATCGTGTGGCATCCCTAACATAAGGAAAATCTTCACAGatgatttttcttttaaatctcaaacatgcacacactaggggagagtggggcacaacctaacgcaAGGTTCGTTGTAACACACATGGTTTAACACTTCccacacatgccaggatgacgaaactttatgtatttactagttgccatatcaacattatttagagaaaaaattgcttcaaattaaaaaataaaattaaaaaaatatttggaagATATCcctgaatatttatttaaccatagcaaaagttaaaaaaaataaaacaagtaaaTTTTTTATCTctatttttgtgtttatttaaaataacaaatctgatattattgtaatttttaataaatctgttatttaacagtttagAGAGTTCCTTAATGCTGATCTAACTAGCAGAAGACACGGGCCGGGGTTAAATCACAGTTGAGCTGGTGGGGTGTGTTGTAACTGCATTAAAATGAGCACTTATTCACATTTTCACGTGTCGTCACACACACTTATAAGAAATGCCCACCTGAAGGGGAAAGCGAGGCTTTCCTTCATTGACCACCAGTCATATTTACCAAGTTTGAAGTCAGAATTAATGCAGTAAGACCGTTATATTAAAATACCAaatttaaagtgttagttcacccaaaaatgaaatttatgtcattaatgactcaccctaatgtcgttcctctaccgtaagacctccgttcatcttcaaagtagtccatatgtgacatcagttagttgattagaatctcttgaagcatcagaaatacattttggtccaaaaatatcaaaaactacaactttattcagcattgtcttctcttccgtgttcctcaaataaagattcaaacggtcatgaatgagtgaatcgatcagtgattcggatcgccaatgctatgtgatttcagcagtttgacatgcgattcAAACTGCCAGactgctgaaatcacttgacattggcgatccgaatcatttatcgattcactgattcatggccgtttgaatctttatttcagaattgaaaacaaatgcagaGAGAAaactgatgctgaataaagtcttagtttttgttatttttggaccaaaatgtatttccgatgcttcaagaaattctaactaaccaactgatgtctcatatggactactttgatgatgtttttattccctttctggacatggacagtatagtgtgcatagactgcatatgctctgggactaaaatataaaatatcttaaattgtgttctgaagatgagcagaggtcttacgggagaggaatgacatgagggtgagtcattaatgacatcaaattcatttttgggtgaattaaccctttaatgtacgCCTAATGTTGCATAATTTGTACAGGAAAGCAGATAAACGCAGAATATTAATGCAACACATTAATGTTCCCATCAAAACCCATTATAAAGAAAATGTGTTGCATTCATATTCTTGGCTTATCTACTCGTCTATAGATAGTATGCATCATAAAAAAAGGTGTAAACTGAATTTGATCTTTTAATTTCACTGTTTTAGTACATGTAAGGGACTTTTAAGGATGAGTTGCACTAATAAGGATTCTGTCAGTTCATCCTGCTAGATCAGCTCATGCTGCTAGATCAGCTCTATAATGTTTTTACTGCGTAGTTAatctgtgtttaaaattaagtgGTGCAACaactcaatttaaaataattagcgttaaactttgcttaattaaatcCTTATTGGTGCAACTCACTCCCTATAATTTTTAACGctaagcattttaaaaatgtcccTGTTTTTAGTGACTGAAATAATGCAGCAGGGGCTGTATATGGATCACAAGTGGCCAAAACTTGCATCCTGCgcacatatttttgtattaagaTGGAAAATTGACAGGCTGTGCTGTAGGCTATTCTATGGACTTCTATGGCAGTTTTGCCTTCCAAGGCTCTGCAACAGTCACGTGACTGAAAACTATGAATTAGAACTGTTATCCTATTActtttatgaattatattgagaaacCATGATAAAGAAAAGTGAATAAAGActgagagtcaatgttcagaaatgcttaattattatttgtgtaaCTATGCTGTATAGTCAACAACAATTGTTGtcaaacaaattattttatttgtaatgatttaaaaaatgccattattttatttgaaaacatgaataattgtatttaattgacaaaatattttgtttctctctctctctctctctctctctctctctctctctatctctctctctctctctctctctgtgtgtgtgtgtgtgtatgtctatatatatatatatatatataattgttattATAATTTCAGATAAAATTTCAGGTCACATTACAatgtatataatgtaatataatgttataatgtacctcacctatggggcatgttgtcacatttcccTTCCATTCTTTTGTGGAAAATCAGGGGGGAAAAAGTGTACACTGTATTAATagaacaaaaccacataattctACTAGACGTTTGCAATTAATGTAGGGAAAAATATAAACTCTGAACcacaagtggatttacacaaagtCAAAAAGTGTTAGGTTTTGCCCCGCTCTCCCCTATATGATTTCCACATTTTTGCGCATCACACACACTACAAGATATTAAGATTATCATGCCAGGACTATATCTCATGGGAAGCGGATGTAAACATGTAGCCTACATAATGTAGGGTAGACCGAGTACAGTTGGTacactttttgctttttaagtTGCCACACCAAAACTGAGGTCTGAAattaagtgattttttttccatatgACATTTCCTTAACTTGTCtactaaaatattaataattattaacatTCATAAGTAGGTAATATCTGCCACAATGAACtcataaaaacaaaaagctTTTTTGTTCCAACTGTATCCATGTCTAGTTGAAACAGTAAGTACAGTTGAGACACCCATCCGTAATGTTGTAAAAAtcaattcattacatttttaaaatacctTTAAAAATGAGTATttaacattgttttatttttcattccatattttatttgattatttaacaataataaattGCCATTtgccattggcagattattttgcttattttaagtcccaaaacaagacaatgatttttactagtctagtaaatactttatatatttttgtttgttctttttttatgtttggaCTTGAAACAAGACCAAAATActataagaaaagcatttaatCGTGCAACTAAATTGCATGTGCCGCAATAGGATAGTGCGGGTACAATTGATACGCTGCGTCTCAATGACACACAGTCATGCAGTATGCCAGTTTTCAAAGCACAGATTAATATTTACGAAAATGTAAGTTAACTTTAACAGTCATGTAAGGATAAGAAGCTATTCAATGTGGAAAAGCTGTGGTGAAATAAATTGAccttaggaaaaaaaaaactttcaccgATATCTTCGGACTGGTGAAGCGCACATAAGCTAACTTACTTCAATTTTTCCACGATTGAAGAGAGGACGCTAATACGCATGTGCGAAGCAAATATAACATACACATCAGACTTGTTTTTTGAGGTGTCTCAAATGTACCCCTGTACAAACTGTACTCGGTCTACCTCAATGTTTACATTTGCTAGCAGCTTTCTACACTCACCTGGTGTGTTCAAAACCAAGGCGATTTCTCCTCAGCTCTTCTCTATGTCCGTACGGTTATGTCACGTTTTCGTAGACACATTATACAAATATGCGTGTTGTTGCAACACTTCCAGATGTCGTTCCGCCTTCTCCGCTGTTCAGTGGACCCGCTCACAGCAGCTTGTTTCGCGGTCGCGATTTCAAAAGTGCTCTCAATCACTTATTGTAAAAAGCTCTCATTGGCTATTGTAAAAGAACTGACGCAATCATTCCGATTTAAAATCctaaatatcaaacatgtttgatatgatCGAGGCGGCCCAGATTTTTGTGAGAGCAGATCGTGAGGTGCAAGAGTCGGTCTGTGAACGCCTCACGTTAACAGACAATCTGCGCcgaacaagatttttttttcttctccgaTTCTCGGGAGAGGAGAAAATCGGGCATAAATCGGCCTAAAACTCCTCTAGTCTGAGCCCAGATTTAAGGTGAATAATCACACTTGGGACAGCAAAAATAATGACTAAACTCATACGCATTCCAGTGCATCAGAGATAATAATCCTGACGCAAATGTCAGTATGAATACTTAATGATGACccgaataaattaataatacttTGCGAATAGCCTAATCAAACAACCAAGAGATTGAAGACATGTATATACTAAATTATGTATTtatacaaacaaaaatctaCCTTACACAGTCCAAATGATTGATTCCATGAGGCTACAAGAAATGAGGGATTTTCGAGATAAATCCTGCTGTGCTGTTGCGGTTAAGAGAAATAACGGATGCTCAGATGACGACACTTGCACTGCATCATATTTTGCGTGTCCATTCTTCAGATTTACACGCGCAGACAGTTGCAATACGCAAATATCGCTTTCCTCTCGGTTACTGGCTTAACGGCGTGACACTGCTCCATCCGATTTAATCCTGCGCACACATCTCAGTGCAATAAAACACATTACACCTGACCACAGTGATGTCGTGTGAGTGAATAAATGCTGGGATGAGATTCATGCCGAGCGTGGAGATCTCAATGAGACGCGCGCTCGCGGGGATGGAGAGCGCTCGAGCGAACAGCGCAGATTCCTGGCACACCCGAATATTCAGTCTGCGTCTGTCACTCCCGTCCGCATAGCAGATAGAGGGAAGAAGAGATGCTGGCATGACGCCGGCGATACATTCTCCATAattatgtttacatttttataaatatgttttgACTTTTACGCTGATGGTTATATAGATACTAGattttaaacgtttaaaaattaaattcaaGAGCGTTAGGATTTAAAACCATAAGAACTACAAATCCCAGACCCTTTCCGGAAGTGACGCATATTCTTGACGTCCGCAGTGAACCGCGCGGGGAAACCGATGTGAAGTTTATCCTGCATGAAAGGATctcaaaaactaaaaaataaaatcaataatttatcatttaaacatcTGCTCCAGTAATAGGTATTTATTTTGCTTGTTGTTTTGACTAGTTTCTTTCGGAAAGGGTCGTATTTTACGCGTTGCTACTATGAACACGTGTAAATATTACACAGAATGTGTTCTGTTACTTTAGTTATTAacgttattttttatatatgcgTAAGATGAACGACTGTGCTTTGAGTCTCTGTACTTTTCAGTGTTTTCGCCGTTATGGCAGGGGTTTAAGATCAAGTTTAAAGACCGGTGCGTTCTGTGTCCTTACGTTAACGTTACTGTTTTTGCACTTCAGCACAGTTCGCTGGTCTGTGTAAAACGCTAAAACTACAGCATGTGGATGTGTTTAACATTACTAATACATATGTTTTATTATAatcagagaatgtctgtgacgCTGCAGTGTCCTGGTTATCCCGAGGACACACTGCGCTCTCTGGTTGACAGACTGCCCTGCAGGGAGACACAGGTGACGTCACTGCTGTCGCTCATGGGACAGGTGAGTAAAATACCTAGTTAGGTAGATACTTTTAAGATActttataataaacataattCTCTTTCTATGTATATTTTACATTCATACATGTAAAATCTCGAATTGTAAACcttgtacaattttttttttgtagtattcAAATTTCTTACAAGAGATAAAATATTTACTTACTACTTATTTACTTATTTGCTATTTGTTAATACTTTGAGCTAAGGTATTGGTtaataatgtttttcttttttcgtaTCTACTGATGTTATTCGTAATTATTGTTATGTTCTAATTTTGTAGTGCCTTAGTGTAAACTGCgttcaaataaatacattagtGCATTTGGTTTTGGTGCATTTTAGCTTTGCAAATACTCCAAATTATTGTGGAAAGATTTTTCCCTATTTGTTAATGAGATTTTCTGTATTTTGGGAAGatgttttttttggtttgttaaAGCTTTGTTGGAGAAAAAAGAGCATTtgcagaaaataaaataaaataaaaaacacttatttttaatcttcttattttgttaaccccatttttatatacataaatgtacattttcaatttcaataaaaaaaaacactttttatttgctgaAGTACAGCAATACTTTGTGATGGTTCCTAACTAATGTAACAATAAGGctttaaaaatgattaaattatGTAAGTCTTTTAATATTTTCCTTTAATATGTGATCTATTATGATCTATAcccttaatatatatatatatttacatgtatactttccttttttctttttttcccctcttgtTTATTTCTTCTGTATTGTGActactactttctttttttaatgttctcaataatatatatatatatataatattctattatataaattatattatatttttttgtttaaaactgtgactatattttattgttatttactgcttaagaaacatgtattattaatatcaatgttgaaaacagtttttttatgattctatgatgaaaagaaagttcaaaagaacagcatttatctgaaattgaaagcttttgtaacattatacactaTCGTTCACATAGTAATATTTCAGTACTATTCAGTCATATTTTTTTAGGAAAGAaattaaagaaatgaatacttttattcatcaaacatgcattaaattgacaataaaggcatttataatgttacaaaaacatttaaatttcagATAAATGTAGTTCATTTGAACTTTCTAACCATCAAGGAATCCTGAAAGAAATTGTACACAACTTGTTTTAACATTTataacaataatacatttttgttgagcaccaaattagcattttagactgatttctgaaggatcatgtgacaccggAGACTCGAGTAATTCTGAAAATACAGCAtgaaatgaataaattacatttgacaaa harbors:
- the lhfpl3 gene encoding LHFPL tetraspan subfamily member 3 protein isoform X2; its protein translation is MFITAPNNIHASTIPGTPAAMLPATEAAKIYQTNYVRNSRAIGVLWAIFTILFAIVNVVCFVQPYWIGDGMDTPQAGYFGLFHYCIGSGMSRDLTCQGSFTEFGSIPSSAFKAASFFIGMSMVLVLSCIGCFALFFFCSTATVYKICGWMQLAAGTCLVLGCMIYPDGWDADEVKRMCGEGTDKYTIGACSVRWAYILAIMGILDALILSFLAFVLGNRQDGLMSEELLGDKSGNA
- the lhfpl3 gene encoding LHFPL tetraspan subfamily member 3 protein isoform X4, with the protein product MLPATEAAKIYQTNYVRNSRAIGVLWAIFTILFAIVNVVCFVQPYWIGDGMDTPQAGYFGLFHYCIGSGMSRDLTCQGSFTEFGSIPSSAFKAASFFIGMSMVLVLSCIGCFALFFFCSTATVYKICGWMQLAAGTCLVLGCMIYPDGWDADEVKRMCGEGTDKYTIGACSVRWAYILAIMGILDALILSFLAFVLGNRQDGLMSEELLGDKSGNA
- the lhfpl3 gene encoding LHFPL tetraspan subfamily member 3 protein isoform X1, with amino-acid sequence MEGKCDNMPHSASTIPGTPAAMLPATEAAKIYQTNYVRNSRAIGVLWAIFTILFAIVNVVCFVQPYWIGDGMDTPQAGYFGLFHYCIGSGMSRDLTCQGSFTEFGSIPSSAFKAASFFIGMSMVLVLSCIGCFALFFFCSTATVYKICGWMQLAAGTCLVLGCMIYPDGWDADEVKRMCGEGTDKYTIGACSVRWAYILAIMGILDALILSFLAFVLGNRQDGLMSEELLGDKSGNA
- the lhfpl3 gene encoding LHFPL tetraspan subfamily member 3 protein isoform X3, whose protein sequence is MESIIWTVASTIPGTPAAMLPATEAAKIYQTNYVRNSRAIGVLWAIFTILFAIVNVVCFVQPYWIGDGMDTPQAGYFGLFHYCIGSGMSRDLTCQGSFTEFGSIPSSAFKAASFFIGMSMVLVLSCIGCFALFFFCSTATVYKICGWMQLAAGTCLVLGCMIYPDGWDADEVKRMCGEGTDKYTIGACSVRWAYILAIMGILDALILSFLAFVLGNRQDGLMSEELLGDKSGNA